The nucleotide window CTTCCCTCCTCTCCCTCTATTATATCTTAAACAAAAGTAAACCTTTACTTCCATTTTAACAATTTCATAACATGTTACTTAAGGTTTTTCATATATAAATGAAGTGCCGACAATACAATAATAACGCCATTAATCATATAAAGCCCACTGAAAATGACCGTCAATATACCTGCACCCCAGCCGCTTTCATCGTAAATTAGTACAAAGAAAAAGGTAATGACGTACACAATGGGTGTACATAGTAGAAATAGAACGCCAGCTATGATTCTTCTTTTTATATCATCAGCAGAATATTTAAACGCAGCAAAGTTGGCAAAACCAAAGATAACAATTTCCAATATGATAGTGAAAAACAATCCTACCGCATCAGACACAACACTCACCTCCTTTTGTATGACTATATGAATACATTCTCAGCATTAGTCCGCTTCCCTGCTTTACGTGCTATACACGCTGAAATGTGTTGAAAACTCCCAGAATAGTACCATACAAAAATTAGATTCAAGAACGGTCATTTGTCCAACATGCATCAAACGCAACACACGCAAAAAGTATAAAGATCTTTGTAGCCGTCGCTACCACATGTTTTGAAGAGAGGTTATATGAAAATATATGTTGCTGAGGTGCAACTACGCTATCACCTCAAAGTAATCTTTTTGTCTTATCAGCATCAACCATAACAAATATATTGTATCGAAAAAAAATAAAAGCTGATGCCACCGCATCAGCTTTTATACATCTGAGGAATCGTCATAATCATAGCGAAAGCCATCTGTTTGCGCTTTTGACTTCTTTCCCATCTTTTCTAGTACGCTTTCATATTGATAAATTTCCTGATAATCTGTTGTATTCGCAGCGGCTGCTTTTAGCGCCTGTTCAATAATCGCTTTATCGTTATCATTGATGTTCATTATAAGTCACCTACCTCACCTTTTGTCATTAGTGTGTGGCGGAGCTTATATTTTATGCATAGTATTCGTTAGCTTTGCTTCCCATTCAGATTTTAATATACCCATAATAATTCGATCGTACCGTTTACCATCTCGATATACAGCTGATCTCATCGCCCCCTCAACGATAAAACCTACTTTTTCATATGTACGAATTGCGCGCTGGTTATATGAAATAACGTCTAAACCCACACGATCAAGATTTAATTCGTAAAATGCATAACGCAAGATCAATTGTAAGGCATCTGTACCGTACCCTTTATTTCTTAAATGCTCTTCACCAATTCCAATCGCCAATAAACCTGTTCGATTGTTCCATTCAATACCGTGAAGAGCAACAAATCCAACTAACATATCAGTTTCTTTGCTGCGTAAACGAAATGAAACACTGTTTGACTTTAATCCCCCCGTAAATTCTCTACCACCCGGGAAAGCAATATCTGTATCAACATGGCGCAAATACACTGAAGATTCACCCCACTTTGCCATCACTTCCACATCTTCCGATCTTGCCATCCCAAGTCTTACATATGTTCCTTCAAATATATTGTCTGTTATCATGTTTTCTCCTTTACCTCTATTAGATACTAACAAACCTAAATGAAGTTCTCCCTAGCATATGTATCGTTTTAAAAATTAAAAGAACGTATAACATCTTCCTATTTATGCGCATTCCCCCACTTTGATACTTTATAGTAATTCCCGTCTCCATTCGCCCGATTCATTACCACATCCAAATCATGAAAGTAACGATGTAATTTTGTTAAATCACGCTTACTTTTACTTCGCTGTAAATCTGCTGCAAGCTGACGGATTGCTTTTAAATCTTGTTCTAAGTTTGCATCCCCCGCATATTGCATCTCATCAACTTTTTTTACAATTTCTCCCGCATACGTATGTACAGTAGTCCATTCCGGAGAATTAATTTGCCCCCAACCTGTTA belongs to Ectobacillus sp. JY-23 and includes:
- a CDS encoding GNAT family N-acetyltransferase; protein product: MITDNIFEGTYVRLGMARSEDVEVMAKWGESSVYLRHVDTDIAFPGGREFTGGLKSNSVSFRLRSKETDMLVGFVALHGIEWNNRTGLLAIGIGEEHLRNKGYGTDALQLILRYAFYELNLDRVGLDVISYNQRAIRTYEKVGFIVEGAMRSAVYRDGKRYDRIIMGILKSEWEAKLTNTMHKI